The nucleotide window CACATGTATGGTATTGGATTGATCTAATTTAAAGCTCCAATGTGTTTTATGTCATACCAGATCTGGTGCAGATCATATGCAATGCTTTTAATTCATAAAAACAAAAGCCAATCCAGTTGAGCTCTAAATTATGGCTTGATGGAATAAGAGGAGTAATTCCTGGCGGAATTTCAATTGAGGATTTTGCCCAAGTAGCAAACACCGACAAAACCACTGCAAAAAGAATGTTGCAAGAGCTTGCCGCAAATAGTATTGGCAAGATGAATGACGGCATAATAGAATTTGAGGAAGGCGACAAGCTTCGGGCAACCATACTGGCACTGGGCAAGGGCGTTCTGATAGATGAAATAGCAAAGAATCTGGATTGGCGAGACTTTGAAGGTTTGGCAGCTCAAATACTGGAAAGCCGGGATTGTGCCACAATTCGAAACTATATCATGACAAATCCCCGCATGGAAATAGACGTGGTTGGCATACGACTGGGTGTTGCCATGTTAATTGATTGCAAGCACTGGAAAAAGACCACGCCATCCGCACTACAGGATATAGTGGAAAAGCAAGTAGAGCGCACCAAAAACTATGTCGCAAAGACCAATGGTGCAATTGCAGCACCAGTAATAGTAACACTATACCAGGACAAGGTCAGCTTTGTAGGCAAGGTTCCAATTGTTCCAATATTTCAGCTTGCTACCTTTGTGGACGAGTTTTACGGAAATTTAGAAAACATAGAGACTATAGAAAAAGAGAGCCAATAAAGAGCAAAAAGCTGCCAATGGCAAATCCTTTGGTTAATCGCAGCGAGTTGTCCAGGGCGCGTGAAAAGTCCTCAATTACTGCAGTTCCCATTACTCGAACTTCTGCCTTGTGCTCTAGGATTTCAAATGAGGTGGGCTCTAGTTTCTTTTCTGCCTGCTTTGCTATGGTGTAGTACCACTCCGATATGGTATCAGGTGTTGATATTTTGCCAAATGGGTAATAGCCAGTTCTAGTCCTTACTACGACTGAGCTGAAATGAGTATCAGATGTGCAGAGTTCAACTAGAGTCATGCCATTTTTTGCAAAATGATTTACAATGTGCTCGCGCAATCCATTTTCCATATTGTTTGAATCAGACCAACCAAGAAAATATTTGGCGCCATTAATCTTCAAGCACAAGACGCCCAATCCGCCAGGCCCAAGATCTGGCGTGCTCAAGTTCATTCCATCAGAGTTTGCGTATCCAAATTCTAGAGGGTGTGATTCCTTTGTGACTAGTGTTTCAAGTGTAGCTTTTGCTGCCTTGAGCATGTCTTGCGAGTCAACCTCACCAATTTCCTCACCCATCGCATTATGGCAATCCACCACTAAGATTCTCTCAAAGTGTCGATTGCTGCCAAGCTGCTCTATTTCTTTTTTCATGTGACTTGGGACATCCTCCATTCCGTGTGGAGACAACGACAAGAACAAGACTGCGGTTTTATCAAACAACATGCCGATAACGCGTGCCTTGTTTACCTGAACCGTTACTGGTTCTGTGCAGATTGCGCCTTTTTTGAGAACCGAGTTGTTTGCAAATGTTCCGAGGTAGCTGTTCACTGCGGTTTGTGACGGTAGGTTTAGCGTATGATCAGATACGCTGTGCATTACCATTGCAGAAGAGTTTAGCGTCTTGAATATTCTATATGTGATGTTGCTGCCACCAATTGGGTGGTATGGTCCTGGATGTACCTCTGGTAGAACCATGCGAAAATCATTGTTGTTTGATTGGAATCTAATCTGTGATGTTATGACACTAGATGGCTTTGAGCGTGACTCTATGATGGACTCTACTTCCTCATAGTTTTGCTTTCCGCGGGATGCCAGATATGCTTGGATTAGCTCATGTGTGCTTCTAACACCTGGACGTCCTGCCCTGTCTGTAAGATATGACCAAATCGATGAGATTGCTAGAAATGTTGCACCGATTCCCAAAACCAGTGGGTCAGTTAGTGATGGTATCCATTGTTCTTGTGGTGTCAAAACCAGATACATTGCCATTGGTTGGATAAAGCAAATCGCCCAAGCCTTTCTCATTGATGCACCAAGCGTTGTGGTTAGTATGCCAAGTCTAAAGCTCGTAAAGATCAGCATTCCTTCTGTGACATATAGTGTAGAGAGTTCAGGCTTTGATAGTATTGCAGCTGCTCCCACTCCTGCCAGAATTATGGCAAGCCAGGACAGATTACCAAAAAGCGACATGTGCAGTGCTTTGGAATATTCCTTGTTTCGAATTAATCTCGAGTCAATTATCTGCGTGATTAATAGTACAATGATCAAGGCTGAAAGTCTTGGGATTAACTCGGCCTGGTTTCCATAGTATGTGGTCAGTATGATAAATCCGGTGATTGCTGCAACTACTGCAGAAAACAATAGTGAGTGATATTTTGATGATGGGGTAAGCAGGGTCAGCGAATAACGCTTGTGTATTTTAGATACATCATCGTATGATTCAGTCATTTTTGATCTATTTTACAACTAATAATAGGTCAAGTAACCAAGAGACTACAATCAAGCCGATTGGTATAGAGACTACAATTCTTGGATCCAATCGGTATCCTTTGGTCTCATCTTCAAAGAAACGCAATAAACCTGCAGATGATGCTGGTAGTGGTGCGCTTTTCTTTTTGCTACTGCTGCTCATTTAATGGTGAAGCTAGGAAATTAAGATAAAAACTTTATCATTTGTGGCTCTGTTTCGTTGTCGGTTGATTTTATGCCTGTTACCTTCGGTTGGTAAAATAGTTCTTTTAAACAGGTAAAGAATTCATGGAATGTGGTTTATGATTATTCAGGTATTGCAATCGTACTTTCAATCATAGGTATTGCTGTCGCTACATTGAGTTTTTTCCTGACCTACTTACAAACTAAGGCACAGCGATTGTCAAGTGAGAGTCAATTTATCGCAGATATACAAAAAGAGATTGATACCACAGGATCTAGAATACTTGAATTAAAGACAAAAAACGAATGTCTTGATTATGTTTGGGAAATTCTAAATACGCTTGATCGGTTATGTTATTTTGAAACGAAGGGGCGTTTACAAGACGACATTATAAAATATTTCATAAATTATCTTGAATTAGGATTGAAATATTATAACTGGTTAATCAAAGTGAAATATCAGGATGAGAAAACCATGTTGAAAAGTTTTCCATACATCCTACAAACATGTACAAAACACTCGATTAATGAAGATAACCGTACAGTCACTTTCATGTTGACCTATGACACAATGCCACTAGTCTAGTATGATTGGGAAGTACTCGCATTTTGGATTAATGTCAACCATTTATCATTTCCATTAATTTTAATTCCACATTTTTTAGATGGTGTTTTATTCTCTAATGCAGAGTGTGGTCTTACGTAGTTATGATAGATCTGATAGCCTGAAATCAAAGGCGAATCTTTCTTTTTCAGGTGTTATTTCTGTGCCTTTTGTATGGTCTCCAAAAGCGAGTTTATTGATTTTAGTATCTGCTGCTGACGCTCCAAGTCTTTTTCCGATTCTAGTTGTTTTGCAAGATCCTCTAGCTTTTTGTTTAGCGAATCTATGAGTGGGCTTGTCTTCTGATCCGTTTTTTGCGGTTCTATCACAGTTTGATCCGGTTCTTTACCACAGCTAACACATAATGCATTTCCATCCTTCATCACACGAACCCCCTTACAGTATGGACAGGGCTCTGCAAGCAGTGTAGCTCCTTTTAGCAACATTTCCGCTGCCTTTTTTCGCACATCCTGTGACATGATATTTTTGCGCAAATGCGTTGTAAAAACTTTGTAAGAAAATCCAATAAGGCTTAATAGTTGGCTCAAAGATAGTTCTGTAGTAACTAATGGCAGTAATTTGCAACACATGTGGACTACCTGAAGATTTGTGTGCTTGTGGCGATCTAAACAAAGAATCAAACAAAATTGTTATTCGACTAGAAGAACGACGATTCAAGAAAAAGGGAACCATGATCGAAGGCTTGGACTCCAAGCTAAATGATCTGGACGGCACATTAAGTGATCTTAAAAGAAAATACGCATGTGGCGGCACGACAAAGGATAATTACATTTTCCTGCAAGGCGATCATCGCGACACCATGAAAGAGACCCTAGTCAAATTGGGATTCTCAGAGTCCAGCATCGAAGTCCACTAATGCAAGACCACAAAATCCTACAAGGCATAGCAATCCCATATTCAGCACTAATTTCGGTAGTTTTTGGGCTGATGATACTATCATTCCCAATTGGTGCATACCTGTTCTTTAACTCGCAAATTGGAAAAAGCATCGACTATGGATTACCAGTAACTGAGCTAGACTGGGCAAAGCAGGTTGATCTGAGTGCGTTTTCCTGGCTTGGAATCGGCGATGTCTTTATGGTGGTGTGGGCGACTTTTCTGATTTTGTTTGTAATAGCAAGCATGGGTCCAAAAAAGAACTTTTTGCGGGTTTTATCCCCGATTATGTCAGGCTCGTACGAATCCCAGACAGGCAACTATTTGGTGCATACCATAAAGTGGTTCTCAATTGTTATCGTATTGTCCGGTACGATTGATGTAATACAGCAAGGATTTGGAATCACCATAACACCGTCAGTCTTTGAGAATGACTTGGTGCAGTTTTTTGACATCACACTAGCCCCACTAGTCGAGGAGCTTGGCTTTAGAATAATACTGATTGGCATTCCGCTCTTTTTGCTTTACTCACATAGGGCATCTGCCAGACTTTTCTTCAAATCATTGTGGAATCCATCTGATAATCTCCCAATCACCAACTCAAAGAGGGCAATCATTCTGATTGTTTTGGTTGGTGTGATCTTTGGCGCGGCCCATGTTCTATCTGACCAGTGGAGCTCAGGCAAGTTTGCGCAAGCAGCAATGTCTGGGATAATAATTGGCTGGGTCTATTACAGGTACGGCTTTGTTGCAGCTTTGCTAATCCACTGGGCAACAAACTATGTCGTGTTTTCGTATGGTTATTTGGTGTCTAGCATAAATGAAACAAGAATCATGGACTCGTTCTCACATTCTTTGGTTCAGACAATAGAGATAATTCTGGTAATTACGGGTGTGCTTGCCATCACACTAATGGTACTAGAGTACAGAAAATCCAGAGTCACTACAATAAAAGATTCTAGTCTAGGATGATGGCTTCCAGTCTTTTGGCATAGAGCCACGATTGGAGCTTGGCTTTGGTTCTTCCTTTGGCTGCTCATATCCTGCTGGAAGTGAGCCGCGTGTAGAGCCTTGGTCATAGACGCTTTCATGTTGTTTGTGGCTTGCATCATCAGAGATTAGTTCTGCCTCACCTCTGTTGGTCTTGTATCCACCAGATGCTTCGCTGGTATCTACTCCTCTGAGGTATTTTGGATCAATTCCTGTCTGGATGTATTCAGAGTCCTTCTTTGCTTTCTTGTTGCTCCACCAGAAAAATCCAACCGCACCGACTGCTGCCATGCCAGCCATTCCGTATATGATGAATATTGGGAAAGAACCAGATGATGTCTGCGCACCTGTCGATGGTGCCTCTGGTGATACTCCTACGACTTCGCCTCCGCCTAGTTTGTCAGGGGATGCATAGCCTGCAAGGAAAATGTTTCCCGAGTCACCAGACTCGATTGTTCTAATTGTATAAGTTTTATCAGAAGTAAATGTCGCATCAAATTCTTTTTCTTTGATTTGTCCCTCTCTGAAGCTGCTCTCACCCATTGTAAATGACGAAACTACAACTTTTGCGCCAGAGAATCCGTATTTGCTAGTCTCTGCAACTATGCCAGTTGGGTCTGCCAAAAAGTGCCAGCTGCCAATGTCCAGTGCGCCAATTCCAGACGCATCAATTAGTGGCATGCTCATTACATCTCTTGCCTCGCCAGTTATCTGTGATGCAATTTCTGGATAGTTCATTTCATAAAATGATATAGGCATGTTAATTTCGACTGGGCCAAACTCCTCAGTTGTTATTGTGACTGGTCCATTAACTGCAAGTCCCCGCCACAGCACATCAAAGAGTGCTGGTGAGCCTTGTGTGTACGGCTTGATTAGATAACCATCTATGGTTGGAATTAGTATGATCCTATAGTCGACTGATGCGTTCTCGCCTCTTCCAGTCATGGATGCATGATAATCGATTGTAAGTCCGGTTACGCGTGCAGAGCTTTTGCGTTCTGCCAGATTATCATTAATTTTCTCAATTAGTTCAGCAACACCAGGGGTTGTCGAGTCTGCAGAAAATTCTACTGTTGTATCGTGTCCACGTAATGCATCTGCAATTGCACCGCCTTCTTCATATTCGATATATGCGGTTCTTTGAAACTTGAATTTTGGTACTTCGGCAGTCTCTGGAGTCTTTGCATCCCAGTTTAGCTGAGCTGCAAGTGCTGGAGAAACAGAACCAATAACTAAAACTGATAAAACGAATAATGCTAAAAGAGGAGCCCTATTCACGCAGGGTTTCCGATCCGGCGCAGTAATAAATCTTGTCTTGAAGTATGAAAATCGAACAAAATAATTTTACAAACCA belongs to Candidatus Nitrosotenuis cloacae and includes:
- a CDS encoding preprotein translocase subunit Sec61beta, with amino-acid sequence MSSSSKKKSAPLPASSAGLLRFFEDETKGYRLDPRIVVSIPIGLIVVSWLLDLLLVVK
- a CDS encoding Sjogren's syndrome/scleroderma autoantigen 1 family protein, whose amino-acid sequence is MSQDVRKKAAEMLLKGATLLAEPCPYCKGVRVMKDGNALCVSCGKEPDQTVIEPQKTDQKTSPLIDSLNKKLEDLAKQLESEKDLERQQQILKSINSLLETIQKAQK
- a CDS encoding DUF2070 family protein, with protein sequence MTESYDDVSKIHKRYSLTLLTPSSKYHSLLFSAVVAAITGFIILTTYYGNQAELIPRLSALIIVLLITQIIDSRLIRNKEYSKALHMSLFGNLSWLAIILAGVGAAAILSKPELSTLYVTEGMLIFTSFRLGILTTTLGASMRKAWAICFIQPMAMYLVLTPQEQWIPSLTDPLVLGIGATFLAISSIWSYLTDRAGRPGVRSTHELIQAYLASRGKQNYEEVESIIESRSKPSSVITSQIRFQSNNNDFRMVLPEVHPGPYHPIGGSNITYRIFKTLNSSAMVMHSVSDHTLNLPSQTAVNSYLGTFANNSVLKKGAICTEPVTVQVNKARVIGMLFDKTAVLFLSLSPHGMEDVPSHMKKEIEQLGSNRHFERILVVDCHNAMGEEIGEVDSQDMLKAAKATLETLVTKESHPLEFGYANSDGMNLSTPDLGPGGLGVLCLKINGAKYFLGWSDSNNMENGLREHIVNHFAKNGMTLVELCTSDTHFSSVVVRTRTGYYPFGKISTPDTISEWYYTIAKQAEKKLEPTSFEILEHKAEVRVMGTAVIEDFSRALDNSLRLTKGFAIGSFLLFIGSLFL
- a CDS encoding CPBP family intramembrane glutamic endopeptidase, giving the protein MQDHKILQGIAIPYSALISVVFGLMILSFPIGAYLFFNSQIGKSIDYGLPVTELDWAKQVDLSAFSWLGIGDVFMVVWATFLILFVIASMGPKKNFLRVLSPIMSGSYESQTGNYLVHTIKWFSIVIVLSGTIDVIQQGFGITITPSVFENDLVQFFDITLAPLVEELGFRIILIGIPLFLLYSHRASARLFFKSLWNPSDNLPITNSKRAIILIVLVGVIFGAAHVLSDQWSSGKFAQAAMSGIIIGWVYYRYGFVAALLIHWATNYVVFSYGYLVSSINETRIMDSFSHSLVQTIEIILVITGVLAITLMVLEYRKSRVTTIKDSSLG
- the yciH gene encoding stress response translation initiation inhibitor YciH → MAVICNTCGLPEDLCACGDLNKESNKIVIRLEERRFKKKGTMIEGLDSKLNDLDGTLSDLKRKYACGGTTKDNYIFLQGDHRDTMKETLVKLGFSESSIEVH